In Populus nigra chromosome 1, ddPopNigr1.1, whole genome shotgun sequence, one genomic interval encodes:
- the LOC133672739 gene encoding pyridoxal 5'-phosphate synthase-like subunit PDX1.2: protein MADDGAVTLYNNSAITDAKKNPFSIKAGLAQMLRGGAILEVSSVQQAKIAEEAGACSIMVSEPGLRQGIRRMPDPSLIKEIKRAVSIPLMARARVGHFVEAQILEAIGVDYIDESELLALADEDNFINKHNFRCPFICGCRNLGEALRRVREGAAMIRTQGEILGQGNVAETVKNVRNVMKEVRVLNNMDEDEVFAFAKKIAAPYDLVAQIKQMGRLPVVQFAAGGIVTPADAALMMQLGCDGIFVGSEVFNSADPYKRVRGIVQAVRHYNDPHVLVESSCGLEDSMAELNLSEDRIEQFGRGGE, encoded by the coding sequence ATGGCTGACGATGGAGCCGTGACTCTCTACAATAACAGCGCCATTACAGATGCCAAGAAGAACCCTTTTTCCATCAAGGCTGGTTTAGCTCAAATGCTTCGTGGCGGGGCCATTCTCGAGGTCTCCAGCGTACAGCAAGCAAAGATTGCAGAAGAAGCTGGTGCTTGTTCTATCATGGTTTCAGAGCCAGGGCTACGCCAAGGAATTCGGCGAATGCCTGACCCATCTCTTATCAAGGAGATAAAACGGGCGGTTTCGATTCCTCTAATGGCTCGTGCTCGTGTTGGCCATTTTGTTGAGGCACAGATACTGGAAGCTATTGGAGTTGATTATATTGATGAGAGTGAGTTGCTTGCCCTAGCAGATGAGgataattttattaacaagCATAACTTTAGGTGCCCATTTATTTGTGGGTGTCGAAATCTGGGTGAAGCGTTAAGGAGAGTGAGAGAAGGCGCGGCGATGATAAGGACACAAGGGGAGATATTAGGCCAAGGTAATGTTGCTGAGACAGTGAAGAATGTGAGAAATGTTATGAAGGAGGTGAGGGTTTTGAACAATATGGATGAGGACGAGGTTTTTGCGTTTGCGAAAAAGATTGCTGCGCCTTATGATCTTGTGGCGCAGATTAAGCAGATGGGAAGGTTGCCTGTTGTGCAGTTTGCTGCAGGAGGTATTGTGACGCCTGCTGATGCGGCACTAATGATGCAATTGGGATGTGATGGGATTTTTGTGGGAAGCGAGGTTTTTAACTCTGCTGATCCGTACAAGAGAGTGAGGGGCATCGTGCAGGCCGTTAGGCATTATAATGATCCTCATGTTTTGGTTGAGAGCAGCTGTGGATTGGAGGATTCAATGGCAGAACTTAATCTTAGCGAGGACAGGATTGAACAGTTTGGTCGTGGTGGAGAGTAG
- the LOC133672732 gene encoding mitochondrial arginine transporter BAC2 — MDFWPEFLASSWGREFVAGGFGGIAGIISGYPLDTLRIRLQQPNSGSAFSILRRVMAGEGPAALYRGMGAPLASVTFQNAMVFQTYAILSRAFDSSVSASDPPSYKGVVLGGVGTGAIQSIMLSPVELVKIRLQLQNVSHANLHGAASYKGPVSVAKSILKTEGIKGIYRGFVITVLRDAPAHGVYFWTYEYMREQFHPGCRKNGQENLRTMLTAGGLAGVASWLCCYPLDVVKTRLQAQTPSSSSPLKYKGILDCFRRSVKEEGYCVLWRGLGTAVARAFVVNGAVFAAYEIALRCLFNNGSIQTENTI; from the exons ATGGATTTTTGGCCAGAGTTTCTTGCTAGCAGCTGGGGTAGGGAGTTTGTGGCTGGTGGATTTGGTGGAATTGCTGGTATAATTTCTGGTTATCCACTTGATACTCTACGTATTCGGCTACAGCAACCTAATTCTGGCTCCGCCTTCAGTATTCTTCGCCGAGTTATGGCCGGAGAAGGGCCTGCTGCTCTCTACAGAGGCATGGGTGCACCCCTCGCATCCGTCACCTTCCAG AATGCCATGGTTTTCCAGACCTATGCTATCCTCTCGAGAGCATTTGACTCGTCCGTTTCAGCTAGTGATCCTCCTTCTTACAAAGGTGTTGTTCTAGGAGGAGTTGGTACTGGGGCCATACAGAGCATTATGCTTTCTCCTGTAGAACTGGTAAAAATTCGCCTCCAATTGCAGAACGTAAGTCATGCAAATCTCCATGGGGCTGCTAGTTATAAAGGTCCAGTAAGTGTTGCCAAGAGCATACTGAAAACAGAAGGTATAAAAGGAATTTACCGAGGTTTTGTGATCACTGTCCTCAGAGATGCACCTGCTCATGGTGTATACTTTTGGACATATGAGTACATGAGAGAGCAGTTTCACCCTGGCTGCAGAAAGAATGGTCAAGAAAACTTAAGAACCATGCTGACAGCAGGAGGGCTAGCAGGAGTTGCAAGCTGGCTCTGCTGCTATCCATTAGATGTTGTGAAAACCAGATTACAAGCTCaaacaccatcatcatcatccccaCTTAAGTATAAAGGCATCCTGGATTGCTTTCGCAGGAGTGTTAAAGAAGAAGGTTACTGCGTGCTTTGGAGAGGTTTGGGGACTGCCGTTGCAAGAGCTTTTGTAGTCAATGGAGCTGTATTTGCCGCTTATGAGATTGCATTGCGGTGTCTATTCAACAATGGAAGCATTCAAACAGAGAACACTATCTAg